One window of the Rosa rugosa chromosome 3, drRosRugo1.1, whole genome shotgun sequence genome contains the following:
- the LOC133739964 gene encoding uncharacterized protein LOC133739964 isoform X1, with product MVDVPEFKASVSETNWSNSERSLGPLIKHFSSLVKWTRAASAKAPQSDGNVVQFESGYLVETVVEGTDIGVVPFKIRISEDGELFAVDSINSNIVRITPPLSQCMQKYLLAVDTFTSKYLLSRKDIIPWFPWMVMQNFKYYHSKPLRLGFYVAYVFTFKQCRFIRSYTKDWKFKLQVFLSYNKLLFFFLFLFSVSTNRFCLHMVYLGDFNLVLFFCYCIWRSLGHMSPSPYSLYCFYQ from the exons ATGGTGGATGTTCCAGAGTTCAAGGCCTCCGTTTCAGAGACGAATTGGAGCAACTCCGAAAGAAGTCTGG GGCCATTGATAAAGCACTTCTCTTCCCTTGTCAAGTGGACGAGGGCGGCATCTGCCAAAGCACCCCAATCAG ATGGGAATGTTGTTCAGTTTGAGAGTGGGTACTTAGTCGAGACTGTTGTGGAAGGAACTGACATTGGAGTTGTTCCTTTCAAGATCCGCATTTCAGAGGATGGCGAGCTCTTTGCTGTGGATTCTATTAATAGCAACATTGTTCGGATTACTCCTCCGTTGTCCCAATGTATGCAAAAGTATTTACTTGCAGTTGACACATTTACTTCAAAGTATTTACTTTCAAG GAAAGATATAATTCCATGGTTTCCATGGATGGTAATGCAGAACTTCAAATATTATCATTCAAAGCCACTAAGATTAGGCTTTTACGTAGCCTATGTATTCACATTCAAACAATGCAG GTTCATTCGCAGCTACACCAAGGACTGGAAATTCAAGTTACAAGTATTTTTATCTTATAACAAactgctatttttttttctttttctttttagtgtaTCTACAAACCGTTTTTGTCTTCATATGGTTTATTTAGGAGACTTCaatcttgttcttttcttttgctattgtatatggagaagtttaggccatatgtccccttctccctactctttgtactgtttttatcaataa
- the LOC133739964 gene encoding uncharacterized protein LOC133739964 isoform X2 — MVDVPEFKASVSETNWSNSERSLGPLIKHFSSLVKWTRAASAKAPQSDGNVVQFESGYLVETVVEGTDIGVVPFKIRISEDGELFAVDSINSNIVRITPPLSQCSFAATPRTGNSSYKYFYLITNCYFFFFFFLVYLQTVFVFIWFI; from the exons ATGGTGGATGTTCCAGAGTTCAAGGCCTCCGTTTCAGAGACGAATTGGAGCAACTCCGAAAGAAGTCTGG GGCCATTGATAAAGCACTTCTCTTCCCTTGTCAAGTGGACGAGGGCGGCATCTGCCAAAGCACCCCAATCAG ATGGGAATGTTGTTCAGTTTGAGAGTGGGTACTTAGTCGAGACTGTTGTGGAAGGAACTGACATTGGAGTTGTTCCTTTCAAGATCCGCATTTCAGAGGATGGCGAGCTCTTTGCTGTGGATTCTATTAATAGCAACATTGTTCGGATTACTCCTCCGTTGTCCCAAT GTTCATTCGCAGCTACACCAAGGACTGGAAATTCAAGTTACAAGTATTTTTATCTTATAACAAactgctatttttttttctttttctttttagtgtaTCTACAAACCGTTTTTGTCTTCATATGGTTTATTTAG
- the LOC133735714 gene encoding uncharacterized protein LOC133735714, whose translation MGYNYTIEYRVGSSNTVLDLLSRRHELCVLQAIFALIFDNLDQIAHACSCDPEAQIIIPQLQKGISSGKGFSYQGQHLWYKGKVFVPATSKWCPNLLLEFHSPLTARHSGCLRTYIRLACNFSLSGLVVVDRLFKYGHFVVVAHPYKASQIAEVFMKEIFRLHSMLKSIVSDRDLVFISHFKLKLALERFSKIHPIFHVSLFGKNALHVDGNCRDV comes from the exons ATGGGCTACAATTATACTATTGAATATAGAGTAGGCAGTTCTAATACAGTGCTAGATTTGTTATCAAGGCGCCATGAATTGTGCGTGCTTCAAGCTATTTTCGCCCTCATTTTCGACAACCTTGACCAGATTGCTCATGCATGTAGTTGTGATCCAGAAGCTCAAATCATCATACCTCAATTACAAAAGGGAATTTCATCCGGGAAAGGTTTTTCTTACCAAGGCCAACATCTATGGTACAAAGGGAAGGTCTTTGTGCCAGCCACTTCAAAATGGTGCCCCAATCTACTACTTGAATTTCACTCTCCTCTCACAGCAAGGCATTCAGGGTGCTTGCGCACTTACATTCGCCTAGCCTGCAATTTTTCTTTGTCAG GTTTAGTAGTGGTGGATCGCCTATTCAAGTATGGTCACTTCGTGGTGGTCGCACATCCTTACAAGGCCAGCCAAATTGCCGAAGTGTTCATGAAAGAGATATTTCGTTTACATAGCATGCTGAAATCTATAGTCAGTGACCGCGATCTAGTATTCATTAGCCATTTCAAGCTCAAGCTCGCATTGGAAAGGTTCTCCAAAATCCATCCCATTTTTCATGTTTCCCTCTTTGGAAAAAACGCATTGCATGTTGATggtaattgtcgtgatgtctaa